In the genome of Cetobacterium sp. ZOR0034, the window TATGCATTTAATCTTTCTAAAACTTCATTTAAATCTAATCCGTGAATCTCACAAGCTTGTTCTAATCTCTCCATTTGAGCTGAGGGACATCCAATACATCCCATTCCATATCCCATTAAAATCTCTACTGCCTTTGGGTTAGTTTCTATTATCTCTGCTATTATTGTATCTTTAGTTATCATCTTTATCTTCTCCTTTTATTTCTAATAATTTTATAATATCTGTTCTAAACAGTTCAATACCAATTCTATCTATAAAATGCCCCAACTTTTCTCCCATAGTTGCATTTTCATTGTAGTAGTTCAAAGTTATTTCCACAGCCGTATAAGCCTCGGATTCTGATAAATCTCTAATTAGAATATCAGCACTACGAGGATTAAATCCTGCGCTTCCTCCAACTGTTATAAAAAATTTTCCATCTGTATCCACAATAACACCAATATCTTTTGAATAAGCTCCAGTACAAGCGTTTCTACATCCTACAACAGCTATTTTAGTTCTACACGGAAGTTCCATTCCATGGAAATTATTGCTTATTTTCATTCCTATCCCAATCGTTGGATACTTTGATCTTTTGCAATAGTTAGCTGGACATATCTCAACATTTTTTACAGAGTTTTGAGTTCTTACAGCTGGCTCCATTCCTAATTCATCCCAAATGGCACCTAAATCTTCCTCTTTTAAATTAGTTATTAAAACTCTTTGACCCGATGTAATTTTTAAAACACCTTTATATTTTTTAGCTACTTCAGCTATTTTTATCAGTTTATCTGGCGTAATAAATCCTCCAGGTATATGAGGAGTTATTCCATAAGTTCTTTTTCCATCTTTTATCTTTTGTAGATTTCCTCCATGAATACTCATCTTCAAATCACCATCCTGAATATATAATATAATCATTTCAGAAAAAAATCAGTAACATAGGTTACATTCTGAAAAATTAAAAACCTAATCTTTGCTTTCCTCTATAGTCATCAGCTTTCTCTTTATTGACTCTTATATATTTTTGTGTAACAGAAACACTTGAATGATTTAGTAACTGTTGAACAAACATAATATCCTTTGTTTCATTGTATGCTAATGTTGCAAATGATTTTCTAAAACTATGTGTGCTTATAAATGTACTATCTATATTCTCGTGATCACAAGCTTTCAATATCTGATCTTGAACCTTTCTAACAAATGCTTTAACTTCTTTTTCTTCTGAAGCAAATATATAATTATCATCTCTTGTTCTATTCTTAAAAAGATATTCTACTAACTCCATATTTATCCTTGTTATTTGTGGTTTTTTTGTCTTTTTTTCGATTATTTCCAATTTTCCAAACTGTATATCACTATATTTTAATCTAGCTATATCTTGAATTCTAAGCCCTGTATTAAGTTCAACTAAAAGGGCATTTCTTACATCTTGTTTTATTTTTTCCGAGCCTAAAATTAGGTCAATTTCATCTTTACTTATT includes:
- a CDS encoding DUF1858 domain-containing protein — encoded protein: MITKDTIIAEIIETNPKAVEILMGYGMGCIGCPSAQMERLEQACEIHGLDLNEVLERLNA
- a CDS encoding tyrosine-type recombinase/integrase yields the protein MGKMTKAISKDEIDLILGSEKIKQDVRNALLVELNTGLRIQDIARLKYSDIQFGKLEIIEKKTKKPQITRINMELVEYLFKNRTRDDNYIFASEEKEVKAFVRKVQDQILKACDHENIDSTFISTHSFRKSFATLAYNETKDIMFVQQLLNHSSVSVTQKYIRVNKEKADDYRGKQRLGF